A genomic segment from Candidatus Cybelea sp. encodes:
- a CDS encoding DUF3465 domain-containing protein, whose product MATPLRRRAAAAALLAAGALGACSSTQSPDDAAVCTAYTAHRSGVEVVAGGTVSRSLGVRAGRSSPHEGFLLRLDSGCKLVVRVEANTDFTGTIALSPGERVAVKGEYEYYPLGGVIHWTHRDPRGHHENGYITAAGTMYY is encoded by the coding sequence ATGGCTACGCCGCTGCGCCGTAGGGCGGCGGCTGCGGCGCTGCTGGCGGCCGGGGCGCTTGGCGCGTGCTCCTCGACCCAGAGCCCTGACGATGCCGCAGTCTGCACGGCGTACACCGCGCACCGTTCGGGCGTCGAAGTCGTTGCCGGCGGCACGGTCTCGCGCAGCCTCGGCGTCCGCGCCGGGCGCAGCAGTCCTCACGAAGGCTTTCTGCTGCGGCTGGACTCGGGCTGTAAGCTCGTCGTTCGCGTCGAGGCCAACACCGATTTCACCGGCACGATTGCGCTCTCGCCGGGCGAGCGCGTCGCGGTGAAAGGGGAGTACGAGTACTATCCGCTCGGCGGCGTTATCCACTGGACGCACCGCGATCCGCGCGGGCACCACGAGAACGGATACATCACCGCCGCCGGCACGATGTACTATTGA
- the mreD gene encoding rod shape-determining protein MreD, which translates to MAAAWLVAAVVAQATIVHALAIRNVVPSLVLVVVVWYAIRVDARRAAVYGLAAGLCEDVLSPGTGAAWMLSTGISAVIASMLSRGFFADSIPLVTGITLVVTLLRALLFWVAMALMGYPAGLGMMHLHEALFAGLLNATTVVVAMIAYRRYDALKR; encoded by the coding sequence GTGGCGGCGGCTTGGCTTGTTGCGGCCGTCGTCGCGCAAGCGACGATCGTGCACGCGCTGGCGATCCGCAACGTCGTACCCAGCCTCGTTTTAGTCGTCGTCGTGTGGTACGCGATCCGGGTCGACGCGCGGCGCGCGGCCGTCTATGGTTTGGCCGCCGGCCTGTGCGAAGATGTGCTCTCCCCGGGAACCGGGGCCGCATGGATGCTTTCAACCGGCATCAGCGCCGTTATCGCTAGCATGCTCTCGCGCGGTTTTTTTGCCGACTCCATTCCGCTTGTAACGGGAATCACGCTCGTAGTGACGCTGCTGCGTGCGCTGCTCTTCTGGGTTGCGATGGCGCTTATGGGTTATCCGGCCGGGCTCGGCATGATGCACCTGCACGAGGCGCTCTTCGCGGGACTTCTCAACGCGACGACCGTCGTCGTCGCGATGATCGCCTACCGGCGCTACGACGCCCTCAAGCGGTGA
- the mreC gene encoding rod shape-determining protein MreC: MAALLALLQIGAQRIGATSPIANIGGSIFAVAQSAIAATTRTARTIGTTVISLPRLESDGVRLRDENRRLAKENARLHELAAAYAATTAVRPVVTLYDGIEARVIGFPPENESRAVTIDRGSNAGIHKDDGVIAAEGVVGRIVSVSPFSSTVLLVTDYASRIPAVVRRGRWWGIARGNLSSVVIEYVEQDAPLRAGDVVVTGEGRSFRSGVPIGTIAAVERGSTTLYQTAILKPFVDLGALDRVVVVSK, translated from the coding sequence GTGGCGGCTCTGCTGGCGCTGCTTCAGATCGGCGCGCAGCGAATCGGCGCGACCAGTCCAATTGCAAACATCGGCGGTTCGATTTTTGCAGTCGCGCAGAGCGCGATCGCTGCGACGACGCGGACCGCGCGCACGATCGGCACGACGGTGATCTCGCTGCCGCGCTTGGAGAGCGACGGCGTGCGGCTCCGCGACGAAAATCGACGGCTCGCCAAAGAGAACGCGCGGCTTCACGAACTCGCCGCCGCGTACGCTGCGACCACCGCAGTTCGTCCGGTCGTAACGCTCTACGACGGCATCGAGGCCCGCGTCATCGGCTTTCCGCCGGAGAACGAGTCGCGAGCCGTGACGATCGATCGGGGCTCGAACGCCGGGATCCACAAGGACGACGGAGTTATCGCCGCAGAGGGTGTCGTCGGACGCATCGTCTCGGTGTCGCCGTTCTCGAGCACGGTGCTGCTGGTCACCGATTACGCAAGCCGTATTCCCGCCGTCGTGCGGCGCGGGCGCTGGTGGGGCATCGCCCGCGGGAACCTTTCGAGCGTCGTCATCGAGTACGTCGAGCAAGACGCGCCGCTGCGCGCCGGCGACGTCGTCGTCACCGGCGAAGGGCGGTCGTTTCGCTCGGGAGTTCCCATCGGAACGATTGCCGCCGTCGAACGCGGCAGCACAACGCTCTATCAGACGGCCATCTTGAAGCCTTTCGTCGATCTCGGCGCCCTCGACCGCGTTGTCGTCGTCTCGAAGTAA
- a CDS encoding Maf family protein gives MRLQRIVLGSGSPRRLELLRSLGLQVDVVPSGYGEPPFEHLTPAELASYHAREKLAGVLHKLGTSPGLPVLTADTVVDLDGTALGKPGDAAEATRMLGALSGREHAVHTAFALATPNGSEEERLTTRVRFYPLEPDEIAEYVATGEPFDKAGAYGIQGRAASLVEAIDGDFYTVMGLPLARVVRTLRRLGFALPAPK, from the coding sequence TTGAGACTGCAGCGCATCGTTCTCGGCAGCGGCTCGCCTCGGCGGCTCGAGCTGCTGCGCTCGCTCGGGCTCCAGGTCGACGTCGTGCCGAGCGGTTATGGCGAGCCTCCTTTCGAGCATCTGACGCCCGCAGAGCTCGCTTCGTACCACGCCCGTGAGAAGCTCGCCGGCGTGCTCCACAAACTCGGCACGAGCCCCGGCCTCCCCGTGCTGACGGCCGATACGGTCGTCGATCTCGACGGGACGGCGCTCGGAAAGCCGGGCGACGCGGCGGAGGCAACGCGGATGCTGGGAGCGCTCTCGGGACGCGAGCACGCCGTGCATACGGCCTTTGCGCTGGCGACGCCCAACGGCAGCGAGGAAGAGCGCCTCACGACGCGCGTCCGCTTTTACCCCCTGGAGCCCGACGAGATCGCCGAGTATGTCGCGACCGGCGAACCGTTCGATAAGGCCGGCGCCTATGGCATCCAAGGGCGAGCGGCGTCGCTGGTCGAGGCGATCGACGGCGACTTTTACACCGTCATGGGCCTGCCGCTGGCACGCGTCGTCCGAACGCTTCGCAGGTTGGGATTTGCGCTCCCCGCACCGAAATAG
- the mrdA gene encoding penicillin-binding protein 2, with amino-acid sequence MSLPRTPRASGWRLPVWRLAAFCAIVVLALAALTARLIEVQLVDGERYRAAAQANQIRLIPVAAPRGMIYDRHGAIMARSSPSFVVGLIPSEVTDARTELATLSPIVGVDEATLWDRLLRHRGVAYPSFAAVAANEPYGPVVLASGLPVATVARLSEVLSDLPGVDLEVQPIRDYPQGPVASHLIGYVGAITQEEYERLKHQGYTPNDVIGKDGLEFSYDRYLRGVPGGQRVVVDATGAVVSTIKLGSKPPISGDALITNVDWRLQRIVEAALADGLRAAGHGRRLSGAVVAEDPWNGGILALASYPNYNPNDFAANRWKRVAYDLTDASQPLFDRAIAAATPTGSTFKMVTGSAALTEGVVKVDQVVYDTGGWDCGGYYARDIAAGGLGNTTFVPALAASSDGYFFRLAWWLGNARLRKYALAFGLDAKSGVDLPGENEGNWPTNAWEMRAFGVPMEPSDACFLGIGQGAMQATPLQMDNVASAVINGGALYKPQIVREIRGPDGRVVQRFSPQVIRQVPVTDSALAAVRAGMAKVTDPGGTAYGLAIDGLPYSGKTGTVETAGGNGPNTTWFIAWAPTAHPRLTLAVFVDRSGGYGATVAAPIARQILVKYFNKKP; translated from the coding sequence GTGAGCCTGCCGCGAACTCCACGGGCCTCGGGATGGCGCCTGCCGGTATGGCGTCTCGCTGCGTTTTGCGCGATCGTCGTGCTCGCGCTCGCGGCTCTGACCGCGCGCCTCATCGAGGTACAGCTCGTTGACGGCGAACGCTACCGCGCCGCCGCGCAAGCGAATCAAATTCGCTTGATTCCGGTCGCAGCGCCGCGCGGAATGATCTACGATCGCCACGGTGCGATCATGGCGCGCAGCAGTCCCTCGTTCGTCGTCGGACTGATTCCCTCGGAGGTGACGGACGCTCGCACCGAGCTCGCGACGCTCTCGCCGATCGTCGGCGTCGACGAGGCTACGCTTTGGGATCGGCTGCTCCGTCATCGCGGCGTTGCGTATCCGAGCTTTGCCGCCGTCGCGGCAAACGAGCCGTACGGTCCGGTCGTACTCGCAAGCGGTCTACCCGTGGCGACCGTCGCGCGGCTCTCCGAGGTGCTTTCGGATCTGCCGGGCGTCGACCTCGAGGTGCAGCCGATCCGCGACTATCCGCAAGGACCGGTTGCGTCGCATCTGATCGGGTACGTCGGTGCGATCACACAAGAAGAGTACGAGCGCCTCAAACATCAGGGATACACTCCCAACGACGTCATCGGCAAGGACGGGCTGGAATTCTCCTACGACCGCTATCTGCGCGGCGTGCCGGGGGGCCAACGCGTCGTCGTCGACGCGACCGGTGCGGTCGTTTCGACGATCAAGTTGGGCTCGAAGCCGCCGATTTCGGGCGACGCGCTGATCACGAACGTCGACTGGCGCTTACAGCGAATCGTCGAAGCGGCGCTTGCCGACGGACTGCGCGCCGCCGGTCATGGCCGCCGCCTCTCGGGCGCGGTCGTCGCGGAGGATCCGTGGAACGGCGGTATCCTCGCGCTGGCGAGTTACCCGAACTACAATCCGAACGACTTCGCCGCCAATCGCTGGAAACGAGTTGCCTACGATTTGACCGACGCGTCGCAGCCCTTGTTCGACCGCGCGATCGCCGCCGCCACGCCGACCGGGTCGACGTTCAAGATGGTGACCGGCTCGGCGGCGTTGACCGAAGGCGTCGTGAAGGTCGATCAGGTCGTCTACGACACGGGCGGTTGGGACTGCGGCGGCTATTACGCGCGCGACATTGCGGCCGGCGGCCTGGGCAACACGACCTTCGTGCCGGCGCTTGCCGCGTCGAGCGACGGTTATTTCTTTCGGCTCGCATGGTGGCTCGGCAACGCACGTCTGCGCAAATACGCACTCGCCTTCGGACTCGACGCCAAGTCGGGGGTCGATCTTCCCGGTGAAAACGAAGGGAACTGGCCGACCAACGCGTGGGAGATGCGCGCGTTCGGCGTCCCGATGGAGCCAAGCGATGCTTGTTTCTTAGGCATCGGACAAGGCGCGATGCAAGCGACGCCGCTGCAGATGGACAACGTGGCCTCAGCCGTGATCAACGGCGGCGCGTTGTACAAGCCGCAAATCGTGCGCGAGATCCGCGGACCGGACGGACGCGTCGTGCAGCGCTTCTCACCGCAGGTAATTCGCCAAGTTCCGGTTACCGATTCGGCGCTCGCCGCGGTACGCGCCGGCATGGCGAAGGTAACCGACCCGGGCGGCACAGCCTACGGTTTGGCGATCGACGGACTGCCGTATTCTGGAAAGACGGGCACGGTGGAAACGGCGGGCGGGAACGGCCCAAACACGACGTGGTTCATCGCCTGGGCGCCCACGGCGCACCCGAGACTCACGTTGGCCGTCTTCGTCGATCGCAGCGGGGGCTACGGCGCGACCGTCGCCGCGCCGATCGCGCGGCAGATCCTCGTGAAATACTTTAACAAAAAGCCCTAG